From Fusobacterium russii ATCC 25533, a single genomic window includes:
- a CDS encoding V-type ATP synthase subunit D has protein sequence MAKLNVNPTRMSLSILKTRLSTAKRGHKLLKDKQDELMRIFIDMIRKNKALRVKVEEALSHSFKSFLLARAVMSPEFLESALSFPKEKIRIDLKLKNVMSVNIPKMEFQREDKEGGMFPYGFVQTSSQLDDAIVELREVMNQLLELAEIEKSCQLMADEIEKTRRRVNALEYRTIPDLNETIKFIRMKLDENERSTITRLMKVKDIIAKQR, from the coding sequence ATGGCAAAATTAAATGTAAATCCTACTAGAATGTCACTTTCCATTTTAAAAACAAGACTTTCTACTGCAAAGAGAGGTCACAAACTCTTAAAAGATAAACAAGATGAATTGATGAGAATATTCATTGATATGATTAGAAAAAATAAAGCACTGAGGGTAAAAGTTGAAGAAGCATTGTCGCATTCCTTTAAATCTTTTTTACTTGCTAGGGCTGTAATGAGTCCAGAATTTTTAGAATCGGCTCTTTCTTTTCCAAAGGAAAAAATAAGAATAGATTTGAAACTAAAAAACGTAATGAGTGTTAATATTCCTAAAATGGAATTTCAAAGAGAGGATAAAGAAGGTGGAATGTTCCCCTATGGTTTTGTACAAACTTCTTCTCAATTAGATGATGCAATTGTGGAACTTCGTGAAGTTATGAATCAGCTTTTGGAGTTAGCAGAAATTGAAAAATCTTGCCAACTGATGGCAGATGAAATTGAAAAGACAAGAAGAAGAGTAAATGCATTAGAATACAGAACAATTCCTGATCTAAATGAAACAATTAAATTTATTCGAATGAAATTAGATGAAAATGAAAGATCGACTATTACAAGACTTATGAAGGTAAAGGATATTATTGCGAAACAAAGATAA
- a CDS encoding V-type ATP synthase subunit B — protein sequence MLKEYKTVREVVGPLMIVEGVEGIKYEELVEIQTQSGEKRRGRVLEIDRDKAMIQLFEGSAGINLKETKVRFLGKPLELGVSEDMIGRIFDGLGNPIDNGPNIIPEKKVDINGSPINPVSRDYPSEFIQTGISTIDGLNTLVRGQKLPIFSGSGLPHNNVAAQIARQARVLGDGDKFAVVFAAMGITFEEAQFFRDDFTRTGAIDRAVLFMNLADDPAIERISTPRMALTCAEYLAFEKGMHVLVILTDLTNYAEALREVSAARKEVPGRRGYPGYLYTDLSQIYERAGRIKGRSGSITQIPILTMPEDDITHPIPDLTGYITEGQIILSRELYKRGIEPPIFVIPSLSRLKDKGIGKGKTREDHADTMNQIYAGYASGREARELAVILGETALSDSDKAFAKFAEGFDNEYVNQGYETNRTIEDTLNLGWKLLRIVPKTELKRIREEYLDKYLVEKD from the coding sequence ATGCTGAAAGAATATAAGACAGTAAGAGAAGTTGTAGGACCTTTAATGATAGTTGAAGGTGTAGAAGGAATTAAATATGAAGAGCTAGTTGAGATTCAAACTCAATCAGGAGAAAAAAGACGGGGACGTGTTTTGGAAATTGATAGAGATAAGGCAATGATACAATTGTTTGAGGGCTCTGCGGGAATTAACTTAAAAGAAACTAAAGTAAGATTTTTAGGAAAACCTTTAGAATTAGGTGTTTCTGAAGATATGATAGGACGCATTTTTGATGGACTTGGAAATCCAATTGACAATGGTCCAAATATAATTCCGGAAAAAAAAGTAGATATCAATGGTTCTCCTATTAATCCAGTTTCCAGAGATTATCCATCTGAATTTATACAAACTGGAATTTCTACAATTGATGGTTTAAATACTTTGGTTAGAGGACAAAAGCTACCTATTTTTTCTGGTTCGGGACTTCCACATAATAATGTTGCTGCACAAATAGCCAGACAAGCAAGAGTACTTGGAGATGGAGATAAATTTGCGGTAGTATTTGCTGCAATGGGTATAACTTTTGAAGAAGCACAATTTTTCAGAGATGACTTTACAAGAACAGGGGCAATCGATAGGGCAGTACTTTTTATGAATCTTGCTGATGACCCTGCAATTGAAAGAATATCTACACCGAGAATGGCTTTAACGTGTGCTGAATACCTTGCTTTTGAAAAAGGAATGCATGTACTTGTTATATTGACAGACTTAACAAACTATGCAGAAGCTCTTAGAGAAGTATCTGCAGCCAGAAAAGAAGTGCCAGGTAGAAGAGGATACCCGGGATATCTTTATACAGACCTTTCTCAAATTTATGAAAGAGCAGGAAGAATTAAAGGAAGAAGTGGCTCTATAACACAAATTCCTATTCTTACAATGCCGGAAGATGATATAACTCACCCAATTCCAGATTTGACTGGATATATAACAGAAGGACAAATAATACTTTCTAGAGAACTTTATAAAAGAGGAATTGAGCCACCTATCTTTGTTATTCCTTCTCTATCAAGATTGAAAGATAAGGGGATAGGAAAAGGCAAAACTAGAGAGGATCATGCGGATACAATGAACCAAATTTATGCAGGATATGCATCTGGAAGAGAAGCTAGAGAGCTGGCAGTTATTTTGGGAGAAACGGCTCTTTCTGATTCCGATAAGGCTTTTGCAAAATTTGCAGAAGGTTTTGATAATGAATATGTAAATCAGGGATATGAAACAAATAGAACTATAGAAGATACTTTAAATCTTGGATGGAAATTGTTACGTATTGTTCCTAAGACAGAATTAAAAAGAATTCGAGAGGAATATCTGGATAAGTATTTAGTGGAAAAAGACTAG
- a CDS encoding V-type ATP synthase subunit A, with protein sequence MKEGRIIKVSGPLVVAEGMEEANVYDVVEVSKNKLIGEIIEMRGDKASIQVYEETTGIGPGDIVVSTGSPLSIELGPGMLEQMFDGIQRPLLNLQEASGDFLTKGVSVPSLNRKKLWDFQPELKVGEEVIPGMIFGTVQETEVVTHKLMIPHGIHGKIKEIKEGKFTVDSTICVVETENGEKELNMIQKWPVRKGRPYDKKLNPITPLVTGQRIIDTFFPVTKGGAAAIPGPFGSGKTVIQHQLAKWADAEIVVYVGCGERGNEMTDVLMEFPEIIDPKTGQSLMKRTVLIANTSNMPVAAREASIYTGITIAEYFRDMGYSVALMADSTSRWAEALREMSGRLEEMPGDEGYPAYLASRIAEFYERAGLVECLGNKNKGALTVIGAVSPPGGDISEPVSQATLRIVKVFWGLDYALSYRRHFPAINWLNSYSLYQKKMDQYMDQTIDKDFSKYRIRSMVLLQEEAKLQEIVRLVGRDSLSEEDQLKLEIAKSLREDFLQQNAFHEIDTYCSLPKQFKILKLILTFHEEAKKGLSKNVYLNEILSLPIRERITRAKNISEDSLSTFDEITEEIKKAIEKLIAEGGNSNAERI encoded by the coding sequence TTGAAAGAGGGTAGAATAATAAAAGTTTCTGGTCCTTTGGTAGTTGCTGAAGGAATGGAAGAAGCTAATGTATATGATGTTGTGGAAGTTTCTAAAAATAAACTTATTGGTGAAATTATTGAAATGAGAGGAGATAAAGCTTCCATACAGGTTTATGAAGAAACAACTGGTATTGGACCAGGGGACATTGTAGTGAGTACTGGAAGTCCATTATCTATTGAGCTTGGTCCCGGAATGTTGGAGCAAATGTTTGATGGAATACAAAGACCTCTTTTAAATCTTCAAGAAGCATCAGGAGATTTTTTAACAAAGGGTGTCAGTGTTCCTTCTCTGAATCGTAAAAAACTTTGGGATTTTCAACCTGAGTTAAAAGTGGGAGAAGAAGTCATACCAGGAATGATATTTGGTACTGTTCAAGAAACAGAAGTTGTTACTCATAAACTTATGATTCCACATGGAATACATGGAAAAATAAAAGAAATAAAAGAAGGTAAATTTACAGTTGACAGCACTATATGTGTTGTGGAAACAGAAAATGGCGAAAAAGAATTGAACATGATACAAAAATGGCCAGTTAGAAAAGGAAGACCTTATGATAAGAAGTTAAATCCTATAACACCTTTAGTTACAGGACAAAGAATAATTGATACTTTTTTCCCAGTGACTAAGGGAGGGGCAGCAGCAATACCAGGACCATTTGGATCTGGAAAGACAGTAATTCAACACCAACTTGCAAAATGGGCGGATGCTGAAATTGTTGTATATGTTGGTTGTGGAGAACGTGGAAATGAAATGACGGACGTTTTAATGGAATTTCCGGAAATTATAGATCCTAAAACTGGTCAATCTTTGATGAAGAGAACAGTTCTTATTGCAAATACTTCTAATATGCCAGTTGCTGCCAGAGAAGCTTCTATTTATACAGGAATAACTATTGCAGAATACTTTAGAGATATGGGATATTCTGTTGCATTGATGGCGGACTCAACAAGTCGTTGGGCAGAAGCTTTACGTGAAATGTCAGGTCGTTTAGAAGAAATGCCAGGAGATGAAGGATATCCGGCTTATCTTGCAAGTAGAATAGCAGAATTTTATGAAAGAGCTGGACTTGTTGAATGCTTAGGAAATAAAAATAAAGGGGCATTAACAGTTATAGGTGCTGTTTCGCCTCCAGGAGGAGATATATCAGAACCTGTTTCTCAAGCAACATTAAGAATTGTAAAAGTATTCTGGGGCTTGGACTATGCCTTATCTTATCGTAGACATTTCCCAGCAATTAACTGGTTAAACTCATATTCACTTTATCAAAAGAAAATGGATCAATATATGGATCAAACAATTGATAAGGATTTTTCAAAATATAGAATACGATCTATGGTTCTTTTACAAGAGGAAGCAAAATTACAAGAAATTGTGAGATTGGTAGGTAGAGATTCTTTATCAGAAGAAGATCAGTTAAAATTAGAAATTGCTAAATCTTTAAGAGAAGATTTTTTACAACAAAATGCTTTTCATGAAATAGATACTTATTGCTCTCTTCCAAAACAATTTAAAATATTGAAGTTAATTTTAACTTTCCATGAAGAAGCAAAAAAAGGATTATCAAAAAATGTGTATCTAAATGAGATTTTATCTCTTCCTATTCGTGAAAGAATAACAAGAGCAAAAAATATAAGTGAAGATTCATTGAGTACTTTTGATGAAATTACGGAAGAAATAAAGAAAGCTATAGAAAAATTAATAGCAGAGGGAGGTAACTCTAATGCTGAAAGAATATAA
- a CDS encoding V-type ATP synthase subunit F — protein MYKIAVIGDKDSVLGFKVLGLDVFTTVNPQDARKKMNEIAKQEYGIIFITEQLAKEIPDTIQRYYRDLVPAIILIPNNKGSLNIGLDNINKNVEKAIGSNIL, from the coding sequence ATGTATAAAATTGCTGTGATAGGAGATAAAGATTCAGTTCTGGGATTTAAAGTTTTGGGTTTAGATGTTTTTACTACTGTTAATCCACAAGATGCCAGAAAAAAAATGAATGAAATAGCTAAGCAGGAGTATGGAATTATATTTATTACAGAACAACTTGCAAAAGAAATTCCAGATACAATTCAAAGATATTATCGGGACCTTGTCCCAGCAATTATATTGATTCCAAATAATAAAGGAAGTTTAAATATTGGTTTGGATAATATTAATAAAAATGTTGAAAAAGCAATTGGTTCTAACATATTATAG
- a CDS encoding V-type ATP synthase subunit C, with the protein MDRELFLQSSVRIRNLEKKLLTKSQFERLVGANSLQEAFKYLNESIYSEELTKLGQIQNFDDVFSNSLYKMYNEILEMSPEKELIKVLTYKYAFHNIKASIKEKILGENFTGIYSKLYENIPETIQKQLEGELKNLDNWYKNIAVKAYQIFQETGDPQKIEFFVDRQYFQKILDVIRAFKLPILEKYFRRMIDFINIRALIRCQKQGQSLELLREIVIDGGYIPKEEIMEYFYREPQEIAEAYKNTEIGKSLIRGIKDYKETGLLLGFEKYMEDYLTNLLKEVKKITYGPEVLFAYVHAKEIEIKNLRITFVGKANELPSDFIKERLRETYV; encoded by the coding sequence ATGGATAGAGAATTATTTCTTCAATCAAGTGTTAGAATACGAAATCTTGAAAAAAAACTTCTTACAAAATCTCAATTTGAAAGACTTGTAGGGGCTAATAGTTTACAAGAAGCTTTCAAGTATCTGAATGAAAGTATATATTCTGAAGAACTAACAAAATTAGGACAAATTCAAAATTTTGATGATGTTTTCTCAAATTCTTTATATAAAATGTATAATGAAATTCTTGAGATGAGTCCGGAGAAAGAACTCATAAAAGTGTTAACATATAAGTATGCTTTTCATAATATAAAGGCTAGCATAAAGGAGAAAATTTTAGGGGAAAATTTTACAGGAATATATTCAAAATTATATGAAAATATTCCTGAAACAATACAGAAACAGCTTGAAGGAGAACTAAAAAATCTGGATAACTGGTATAAAAATATAGCAGTTAAAGCATACCAGATTTTTCAAGAAACCGGGGATCCACAAAAAATAGAATTTTTTGTAGATAGACAATATTTTCAAAAGATTTTAGATGTTATTAGAGCTTTTAAGCTGCCGATACTTGAAAAATATTTTAGAAGAATGATAGATTTCATTAATATTAGAGCTTTGATACGTTGTCAAAAACAAGGACAGAGTTTGGAACTTTTAAGAGAAATTGTTATTGATGGAGGATATATACCAAAAGAAGAAATTATGGAATATTTTTATAGAGAGCCTCAAGAAATTGCTGAAGCTTATAAAAATACAGAAATTGGCAAAAGCCTTATTCGTGGAATAAAAGACTATAAAGAAACAGGATTATTGTTGGGCTTCGAAAAATATATGGAAGATTATCTAACAAATTTACTAAAAGAAGTAAAAAAAATAACTTATGGACCGGAAGTGCTTTTTGCTTATGTTCATGCGAAGGAAATAGAAATAAAAAATCTGAGAATCACTTTTGTAGGAAAAGCAAATGAACTTCCTAGTGATTTTATAAAAGAAAGGTTGCGTGAAACATATGTATAA
- a CDS encoding V-type ATP synthase subunit E: protein MSNLNNLIEEIVQEAKKEANQIMEKTKVENLNFSENEDKKIEKLCKEIQQKAEIEAVADKERMISNANLKARDMVLLAKQEIVSEILSKALEKLKNLEESEYLNFLKTVLEKVNKTEETEIILSNSMKEKLGEKVLGYKVSSQTVDSGCSIKTGEIIYNNEFTTLLDYNRENLEKEILEKIFD, encoded by the coding sequence ATGTCCAATTTGAATAATTTGATTGAAGAAATTGTACAAGAGGCAAAGAAAGAAGCAAATCAAATAATGGAAAAAACAAAAGTAGAGAACTTAAATTTTTCAGAAAATGAGGATAAAAAAATAGAAAAATTATGTAAAGAAATTCAGCAAAAAGCGGAAATAGAAGCAGTAGCTGATAAAGAAAGAATGATTTCAAATGCAAATTTAAAAGCCAGAGATATGGTTTTATTAGCAAAGCAAGAAATTGTTTCTGAAATTTTAAGTAAAGCTTTAGAAAAATTAAAGAATTTAGAAGAAAGTGAATATCTTAATTTTTTAAAGACTGTCTTAGAAAAAGTAAATAAAACAGAAGAAACAGAAATTATTTTAAGTAATAGTATGAAAGAAAAATTGGGAGAGAAAGTATTGGGATACAAGGTTTCATCTCAAACAGTTGATTCAGGATGTAGTATAAAGACAGGAGAAATTATTTATAATAATGAATTTACAACGCTTTTAGATTACAATAGGGAAAATTTGGAAAAAGAAATATTAGAAAAAATTTTTGATTAG
- a CDS encoding V-type ATP synthase subunit K — MKDFMTILAENGGVVFGILGAAFAVLLAGIGSAQGVRIAGEAAAGIVIDEPEKFGKAMVLQLLPGTQGLYGFVIGLLIMFRLNSAMTLAEGLYLLVAALPVGIVGLKSALYQGKVAVAGINILAKNEAHQTKGIILAVMVETYAVLAFVMSLLLLSQVSF; from the coding sequence ATGAAAGATTTTATGACAATATTAGCGGAAAATGGTGGAGTAGTTTTTGGTATTTTAGGAGCTGCTTTTGCAGTATTATTAGCAGGTATAGGTTCAGCACAAGGGGTTAGAATTGCAGGGGAAGCAGCAGCAGGAATAGTTATTGATGAGCCAGAAAAATTTGGTAAAGCTATGGTTCTTCAACTTTTGCCAGGTACACAAGGTTTATATGGTTTTGTTATAGGACTTTTGATTATGTTTAGATTGAATTCTGCTATGACACTTGCAGAAGGACTATATTTATTAGTAGCAGCACTTCCTGTAGGGATAGTTGGATTAAAATCAGCTCTATATCAAGGAAAGGTTGCAGTAGCAGGTATTAATATTTTAGCGAAAAATGAAGCACATCAAACTAAGGGAATAATTCTTGCGGTTATGGTAGAAACTTATGCAGTTTTGGCTTTTGTTATGTCACTTCTATTATTAAGTCAAGTGAGTTTTTAA